TATGATCAACCCAGGTGGGGCTTTTGAGTTTAGGGATGGCATGCTGGGTAAAGTTCTGTTCCTGGTTAAAGAGCTGTCTGCTGCGATGATGCTGAGCTTTCCTGCAATCCTGAGACAACCTAGCTGTCCTCCACTGGTCAAACTGCAAAGATTAACCAATCAAATGCACATGCAAATTAGCCATTCAATCCTCAACTGCATTAGTGAACATTTTTAACCTCTGTTATAGTCTAGTTTACaactattttagtattatttggatttttttactttacttcGTTACTCACCATTTCAATGTGTGACTGTTGCGGTTCTTCAAGGGAGAAGAAATTGGACGAGGTCTTCCACTCGTGTATCCTACGTTTCTTGGTGAAAGCTCCTTTGTCCAAGTCCTGCTTAACATCCTGTGTTAAGTAATCCTGATGCATGGCACTGTCTAGGATGCAGAAAGGTCGTTTAAAATATCCATCGTAAATTATACCCATCATGCAAATGGCAcgcatattttttcttaattacaaATATGTTTGGAGTGCATTAATTCAAAAATAAGTGATACAATTGTCctgatctaataataataataataataataaaatcccaCAGAGGAGTTTGGCATAatctgttattatttaaaaacacattcaaagTGTGAGAACAATGTATGTTATTACTTTTTACTTGATGGGTACAACATGActtatttaaagacatttaattttgattaatgaaTTTGGCAAACACTTTTTATCCAGAGtgaatttactgtatttaaagtatacatttcttacaTTCAGTGGGAATTGAGCCAATGACTttgttttaagttgtttttttttcaatgttttcatGCTCAACTGATTTCCAAAataattttcttctttttgtctgtaaaaatgtaaaaaataaaataaatgtcacaccTGTCCATATCTCCTTGTTCCTGTTGAAGCACCTATCCTCATTCTCCACCGTATGGCTAGAAGGTGAACAATTTTCATCTCTCTGTCCTGAGCTGAGCTGAGAAGCCATTTGATTCCTATTCAAGAAGGAGTGTAGCCTGTGGAGGTTGCGTTCTAACTGGAAACTGTGTCTTTTTTGTAAATCCTGTAGTAGTGTCTCTTTACACTCAGCCAGCAGGGGATGACAAAGGCTTGGCACACTGAGCTCTGAACTCTGGCACAACCTTGTCAGGAGCCTTTTCACTGCTTCCCTACATGACAGTGACATTTGCTCTCCTTGCTCAACATTGACTCCTACTTGACGAGCCCCAGAGTCCAGGTCAGATGGAGAGGTTACAGTCTGCGGGTTTTCGAGCATTTGCGTAACTTCCATGTTTGGGAATCCCACTGTTCTCGAGTTTTTCTCAAATCTCTGAATATTCATAAAACCATTTTGATGGTTTTCTCCATTAGGGGATTTGAGATCGCCTGTTTGTGAAACATCATATgagttattcattttagtttcAACTGGAGTAGAGCATAAGTGATAAATCGGTTCATTTTGGGAGAATGACAAGACCACAGTTTCTCTTGGGGGGCTACTCTGACTATCTAGTCTTGTTTGACTATTGGCATCTTCCTTTCTGCAGTTGGCATTTCTGTCATGCTTCCCATCTTCTCTAGATGGTCCCATAGATACAACAACCCCTCTATTAATCTGAAAACCACTTGTGTTTATTTCACTAGGCTCTTTTCTTGAGCTTTTCTTCCTCTTCACTTGTGGCGGTGTATTCTTTTCTGGTTCCTGTACCTCATCCAGACAGCAGACCGGGACTGAATCAGGTATAGAGGGAGGCAGCGGTGATGTAATGTGCATCACAGACTTATTTCTTTGCTCTTTTCTCAGCTCGTCTCTCTTTATCTGCTCGCTCACCAGCCTCTCAATATCTATGGACCTAATCTCATGACTGAAAAGGCCTCGGTTGGAAGTAAGGCGTCCTTCAGTTATGATGCTTGGCTTCTGGGGTATGAATGGCTTAGCGAATGCCCTCTCTTTTCTAGAGCAAGCCAGTGGATGATGTGCTTTCTCACCACCTTCTCTTCTGCTGTGCTGAGAAACTGTGTGATACCTGTTCCTCTCCAGACCTCGAATCTGATTCCTCTCGTTCCTGGTTTTAAGACGCCTCACTTTATGTGACGATTTGCAATGCACATCTGTTCTCGTGCTGCTGGAGCACACTTGTTTGCTGGTGTGGGCAGCATTGGCTGTTTGGCATGAAGACTTGGCTGTGCTACTGTGGCGGTCACTGGATGTCTTCAGCAAATTATATTTATGTACAAAACTTTTGTTGGATTGCTGGCTCATCTTCATGTTAAGACTATTAAACAcaagttattaaaattaaaacaaattagtcTGAATGCGTTCATAATTCCGATAAATAGTATGATTTAACAGTctaatgtttaatgttattaACTTACACGTAACGTTAACGTAACTTAGACCATATGGCAACATTTATAAGCAACATACCTCAAATGATCATCATTCTTTGTGTTGAAAGTGAAGTACTTTCTTCATTGTTAAATATAGGTATTTCAAATCAACAAATAACATCGGCATGTAGTTGAAATCCAAAAGCCGTTATGTTTTACCTTTGAGTTGCTTGGCAACGTGCTTCAAAGATAGATATCCATCAAACGCATATTTCCTCGAAGAAAGGAACTACGGTAAAATGGAATGGAATTAAataatgtttgaatgttttacGTACATTTGAACCACTTAAACATCAAAAACGAAGGACATTTAATGACCTTTCTCGTTTATAAAGTATGATTTTAAAGGCCGACGGTGCTCTGCGATCTCCCAGTAATGCCTGGCTCGATATTCCAGCTTCCGGGGTTTGGAAGCGAAGCAGACGCTGGCTGATTGATTGAACACTGAACACGCTGTGGAAACACTTTTTGGTAACAATAATCCCCTTTCTTTAGCTAATATGAATCGACATTAGTGTTAACATGTATTAGATATACTTAAATAGGAAATGTATGATGTAACACATCGTTTTAACGCATTTGCGTAATGTTTCTCTAGATTGAAGGCAGCGTTATCTGCATGCTAAGTGCTAACGTTAAATTAGCCATGTGAGCTGGTTAGTTCTACTAAGAAGAACGTTAGAGAACGTTAACTTGTATATATTAACACAAAGATGCCAGATGCTAATAAGATAAGATGCTTATTGTGCTCCAGCTTGTTTGTGAGGTTAACTAACGTTACTGCAGTGCAAACTTCACCCAAAAACTGCACCAAACTAGTTCAGCTGTGAATTTTGATGTGTACAAAGTATATAAACTAACCACAATACAACTTGTCGAAAAATATTGTGTATGCTTAAAACACAACGTCgtactaaaaatgtaaattaaatattgtttggTCTAATATGAGGATGCATATTTAACGCTATTGGAGACAATGTAACCTTTTATTGTCTGTCCCCAGGAAGTGATGAGTGAAGATTCAAACCCTGCAGCCACACCCACACCCTGTGAGGACATACAGGGAGATGGCCGATGGATGTCATTGGTGCTTCttttctataataatatattttacaacctTAGACTTCCTATTAGGCTGCTAATATATCACTTTGTTTTAAACACTTAGCAAATATCTTCTCTAATATGAAAATTGAGTCGTAATAGTATTTTTAACGTGATCTTTTCTTGCAGCACAATCGATTTGTGTCAGACAGTAAAGGAAAGGAGCCTGATGTTCTGTTTGTTGGAGATTCACTTGTCCAGCTTCTGCATGAGTTTGAGGTATAGCAAAGTATCTGCATCTCCTTATTCATACTTCATATCTGTTAGTCATATGAGCGACTGCACacatatttatgtgtttttgtaaaatatttttttatgtttgttggcAGGTTTGGCGAAAACTGTTTTCTCCTCTCCATGCTCTGAATTTTGGGGTTGGTGGGGATGCTACACACCATGTATTGTGGAGACTCATGAATGGAGAACTGGACTACATCAGCCCAAAGGTATACGATTGAAGAATTTTACCATTTAttgaatgaaattataaaaacaagGATTACTCTTTAAAATTATCTTAGAGATTTTATTCCCCTCATTTTACAAAATctgtaaaatctgttttttttttcacaatgaagCCAGCGATTATCTagcttttcaaaatattaaagggttagttcacccaaatagcaaaattatgtcattaataacttatcctcatgttgttctaaaccagtAAAGACCggtatctttggaacacagtttaagatattttagatttagttagaCAGCTCTcaatccctccattgaagctgtttgaacggtatactgtccatgtccagaaaggtaagaaaaacatcatcaaagtagtccatgtgacatcagagggtcagttagaattttttgaaacatcgaaaatacattttggtccaaaaatagcaaaaactatgactttattcagcattgttttctcttctgtgtctgttgtgagagagttcaaacaaaccagttTGTGATTTTTGGTTCGCAaactaatcattcagttcaccaaattgaactgaatcgtttgaaacggttcgcatctaCAAATACGCATTAATCGACAAAtgttaagctgttaacttttttaatgtggcttacactccctctgagttaaaacaaaccaatatcctggagtaatgctatactcaaacagtacactgactgaactgctgtgaagagagaactgaagatgattgttcgttatctggctcggctctgtgttcatcttcagttctcttttcacagcagttcagtcagtgtactgtttgagtaaatgaataactctgggatattggtttgttttaactcccagggagtgtcagccacattaaaaaaagttaacatcttaagtcatttgtggattaatgtgtgtaggagacgcgaaccgtttcaaacgattcagttcgatttggtgaactggttccaAAAGTTCCGGTttcatcgaatgattcattcacgaaccgaatatgacaaactgctttgttttgaactctctctcacaacagacacggaagagaaaacaatgctgaataaaggcatagtttttgctatttttggaccaaaatgtattttcgatgcttcaaaaaattgtaACTCACCCTCTGATGTTAAATGGACtactttgttgatgtttttcttacctttctggacatggacagtatactgtacacacagcttcaatggagggactgagagctctcggactaaatctaaaatatcttaaactgtgttccgaagataaatggaggtcttactggtttggaaccagtattaaattatataattttgctatttgggtgaactatccctttaaggtggaGTATCTTTACCCTATTCTAGATGGTCCAGATGAACTATGTATATGTAAACAGTAAATCTctgcatttgtatttgtatatgaaTCCCTTATCTTTATTGGGAGATGAAAGAAAATTTGACATCTTAAAtttgaaataacaaaaatgtgGAAGATCATCTTGAAGCAGAATAGAGTAAGTAGAAATgtgatattttgtttgtttttatacagGTGGTGGTGTTATGGGTAGGCACTAATAATCATGGTCACACCCCGGAACAGATCTGTGGAGGCATCATGGCCATCATCAATGTGATCCATCAGAAACTGCCCCACGCTCACACTCTTGTATTGGTTAGTAATCTTAGCTCTTACATCTGTCACAGCATTGTTTAATTCTTTACaatcatttaatgtttaatttaattcatcATACCAGTATTATAAGTCAAAGTGGCATTTCTTAGCTATTTTGCAGTGGTCATCAGAGAATTAGGCAACagaatatgc
The nucleotide sequence above comes from Carassius gibelio isolate Cgi1373 ecotype wild population from Czech Republic chromosome B16, carGib1.2-hapl.c, whole genome shotgun sequence. Encoded proteins:
- the LOC127974807 gene encoding platelet-activating factor acetylhydrolase IB subunit alpha1 — its product is MSEDSNPAATPTPCEDIQGDGRWMSLHNRFVSDSKGKEPDVLFVGDSLVQLLHEFEVWRKLFSPLHALNFGVGGDATHHVLWRLMNGELDYISPKVVVLWVGTNNHGHTPEQICGGIMAIINVIHQKLPHAHTLVLGLLPRGKSPNPLRARNASVNDLVQAEVASLSHASFLDMDPGFIQSDGSIAHQDMYDYLHLTPRAYQRVCQPLHERIRSLLDKHAP
- the LOC127974805 gene encoding uncharacterized protein LOC127974805 is translated as MKMSQQSNKSFVHKYNLLKTSSDRHSSTAKSSCQTANAAHTSKQVCSSSTRTDVHCKSSHKVRRLKTRNERNQIRGLERNRYHTVSQHSRREGGEKAHHPLACSRKERAFAKPFIPQKPSIITEGRLTSNRGLFSHEIRSIDIERLVSEQIKRDELRKEQRNKSVMHITSPLPPSIPDSVPVCCLDEVQEPEKNTPPQVKRKKSSRKEPSEINTSGFQINRGVVVSMGPSREDGKHDRNANCRKEDANSQTRLDSQSSPPRETVVLSFSQNEPIYHLCSTPVETKMNNSYDVSQTGDLKSPNGENHQNGFMNIQRFEKNSRTVGFPNMEVTQMLENPQTVTSPSDLDSGARQVGVNVEQGEQMSLSCREAVKRLLTRLCQSSELSVPSLCHPLLAECKETLLQDLQKRHSFQLERNLHRLHSFLNRNQMASQLSSGQRDENCSPSSHTVENEDRCFNRNKEIWTDSAMHQDYLTQDVKQDLDKGAFTKKRRIHEWKTSSNFFSLEEPQQSHIEMFDQWRTARLSQDCRKAQHHRSRQLFNQEQNFTQHAIPKLKSPTWVDHTVDSFSQQQSLSRGEGLKNIDLDLSRISQQWREDKDLDLNLYHIYESRKQKPQASFGGSRFWSHQQQVQDETERCAPFSFSASYLSEGFQYKPFFRCPHPSNTQHRSDCLGMSYYPKTNTPDRVFYPPLYL